The genome window GGTGAACCTGTCGGCCAAGCAGTTCAAGGACGAGAACCTGTCGCAGATCGTGCTCTCGGCCCTGCACGACACCGGCCTGGAGCCGCGCCTGCTGGAGCTGGAGCTGACCGAAGGCACCTTGATGGACGACGCGCGCGCGACCCTGGTCACGCTGGAACAACTGCGCGGCATCGGGGTGTTCCTGTCGATCGACGACTTCGGCACCGGCTACTCGTCGATGAACTACCTCAAGCGCTTCGACGTGCGTGCACTGAAGATCGACCGCAGCTTCATCAGCGGCCTGCCCCAGGATTCGGAGAACGCGGCCTTCACCCGCGCCATCATCGCGATGGCGCACGGGCTCAAGATGGTGGTGGTGGCCGAAGGGGTCGAGACCGGCGAGCAGCTCCTGCTGCTCGAGGAGTATGGCTGCGACATGGTGCAGGGCTACTACCTCGGCCACCCCTCGAACGCCGAGGCGATCACCGCGATGCTGGGCAGCCTGCCGCTGGCCCTGCCCGCCAAGTAGGCCTCAAGGCACGAAGCGCAGCGTGTGCCGGGCCGGCCCCGGCAGCAGCGGCGTGGCGCCGCCCTCGGCCCAGGTCGCGTGCCCGGCCAGGAAGTAAGGCGAGAGCGGATGCCCGCTCTGCCCGCCCGGCATCGCGTACAAGCCCTCTTCCTCGCGTCCCGGCGACACCGTCATGCGCTGCGACTGGCCGAACTTCGGCCCGGCCACGCGCGGCATGTGGGAGTCGCCCGGCAGGCGGTCGCTGGGCGCGGCCAGGAAGGGCCTGAGCGCCGGCGCGGCCATGCTGATCGGGTGGGCCACGTTTGCCGTGTTGCGTTCGCCCCAGGTGGCCTCCTGCAGGGTCTTTCCTTCCTTGGCGATGGCGGCGATCACACGGTCCACCGCAGCCAGTTGCAGCGCCTGCCAGCTCGGCTGGCCGGCCGGCAGCCAGCCCGGCGGCTGCTCGTCCAGCAGGCGCGCGATGATCAGCGGCCAGTGACGCGCCGCCGCCGCCGCGCTGGCCTGGGGATCGAGTTCCTTCAGTGCCGCATTCGCCTGCCCGAACAGCAGCTCGTGCAGCGCCCACATGTAGTCGCGCGCCAGCCGGTAGCCGTGCGAGCCGACGCTGGCGCGGCCGTCCCAGCTGGTTTCCAGCAGGCGCCGGAACTCGGCCCGCTGCGGGTGGCCGCTCAGGGCGCTGGCGTCCAGCGCCGCCAGCGCGCGGCGCCGCCATTCGGCCATGAACAGGGCGCGGTCGTCCAGGGCCGCGGTGGCGGCCTGGCGCACGTCCATCTTCGGGCCGAGGGCGCGCAGGGCTTCGCCGAGCTGGCGATTGCGCGCGCCCAGGTCGAAGCCGCCGTCGCCGATGCGCTCGGCTCCCTCGCCCATCAGCTGGCGGTTGTTGGCGGTGGTGATCTGGCCGTCCTTCGGGTTGACGATGCGCGGGTAGTCGGCCGCCGGCAGCAGCCCGTCCCAGGTCGGGGCGTCGCCGCTTGCCGCCAGCGGGAAGGTGGCCACCGGCGCGGGCGTGGCGCGGCGCGGCAGCACGCCGGCGATGGTCCAGCCGATGTTGCCGGCGGCGTCGCCGGCGACGAAGTTCTGGGCCGGGATGCCGTCGATGGCGGCGATCGCCAGCGCCTCGTCGACGCTGGCGGCGCTCTCCAGGCGCAGGTGGTTCAGGTTCAGGGCCTCCGGATGGTGGGCCACCCAGTGCACCGCGTACTGGCGTCCGCCCGCCTCGCGGATCGGCCCGATCGAGGTCTCGCGCACCACGAAGCGGGCCGGCTCCTGCCCCTTCACGGCGATCAGTTCGAGGTGCTCGCGCGGGGTCTCCCAGCCGGCCGGCGTGCGCACCTGGCCGCGCCGGGCGGGGTCGGTGTCCAGCTCGACCAGGTCGAGCAGGTCGGCATAGCTGTTGGTGAAGCCCCAGGCCACCTTGCCGTTGCTGCCCACGATCAGCGAGGGCGGCGCGCCCGGCAGGGTCACGCCTACCAGGCGGCGCTGGCCGCCGGCGCCGTCCGGGAAACGCAGCGCCAGGCGGAACCAGATGTTGGGCAGTTGCAGGCCGAGGTGCATGTCGTCGGCCACGATGGCGGCGCCGGTGCTGCTGCGGCTGCCGGCCACCGCGTAGTTGTTGCTGCCGACCGCGTCGGTGAAATCGGCGCCGGCGAGCCGCACCGGCGTCTGGGACGCGGCGCCCCACCAGCGCGGCGCGCGCGGCGGGAGCGGCGGCGGCGGCGCGCTGGCGGCGACGCCGTCGAGGGTGGCGTCGAGGGGACTGGCGTCGGGCAGCAGGAAGGCCAGCTGGGCGGCGTCGCTGTTCTCGCGCATCCAGCCGCGCGCCAGCTCGCGCGGGGCCTGGCTGTCCTGCAGGTCGATGTACATGGCCCACATCACCAGCAGCGAATCCTGGGCGCT of Massilia sp. KIM contains these proteins:
- a CDS encoding penicillin acylase family protein, whose protein sequence is MRKRGWKTWTMRGLAALLALVLLALAGAWLYLRASLAQLDGERRVAGLKAEVRVERDADGVPLISGADRGDLAYATGFVHAQERFFQMDLLRRTAAGELAELFGPRALPLDQSRRLHRFRARADALLARLSASERALLARYVAGVNEGLNALRAQPFEYALVGAQPRAWSAQDSLLVMWAMYIDLQDSQAPRELARGWMRENSDAAQLAFLLPDASPLDATLDGVAASAPPPPLPPRAPRWWGAASQTPVRLAGADFTDAVGSNNYAVAGSRSSTGAAIVADDMHLGLQLPNIWFRLALRFPDGAGGQRRLVGVTLPGAPPSLIVGSNGKVAWGFTNSYADLLDLVELDTDPARRGQVRTPAGWETPREHLELIAVKGQEPARFVVRETSIGPIREAGGRQYAVHWVAHHPEALNLNHLRLESAASVDEALAIAAIDGIPAQNFVAGDAAGNIGWTIAGVLPRRATPAPVATFPLAASGDAPTWDGLLPAADYPRIVNPKDGQITTANNRQLMGEGAERIGDGGFDLGARNRQLGEALRALGPKMDVRQAATAALDDRALFMAEWRRRALAALDASALSGHPQRAEFRRLLETSWDGRASVGSHGYRLARDYMWALHELLFGQANAALKELDPQASAAAAARHWPLIIARLLDEQPPGWLPAGQPSWQALQLAAVDRVIAAIAKEGKTLQEATWGERNTANVAHPISMAAPALRPFLAAPSDRLPGDSHMPRVAGPKFGQSQRMTVSPGREEEGLYAMPGGQSGHPLSPYFLAGHATWAEGGATPLLPGPARHTLRFVP